A portion of the Leifsonia sp. EB41 genome contains these proteins:
- a CDS encoding zinc-binding dehydrogenase gives MKTLTVTGPGTAELVEVPQPDAGPRDVVVAIKACGICGSDVYYVHRGGIPPRDGHTPLGHEPAGEVTWVGDEVEGVAVGDHVVINPMANRDGIIGNGGAQGALSDVVVLYDAQAGSHFRVIPSDIPWHVAALNEPMAVAYHGVNRSGAGEGSKVVVFGSGPVGLGAAIGFKSNGAAHVVVVDVVPQRLENALKVGADAVINSAEEDVIQRLKELHGEAPGFMGAPSRPDTDVYLDAAGAPVVIETALAAVKHRGVVTIVAVHKKPVEIDLQEILTSEVDIRMAMGYPTEIFEVTDSIIANADKYAHIISDLVPFEEAVRAVELASTPGATDKVVVVFDDTKG, from the coding sequence ATGAAGACCCTCACCGTCACCGGCCCCGGCACTGCCGAGCTCGTCGAGGTCCCGCAACCCGACGCGGGACCGCGCGACGTGGTCGTCGCCATCAAGGCGTGCGGCATCTGCGGCTCGGATGTCTACTACGTCCACCGCGGCGGTATCCCGCCCCGCGATGGACACACCCCGCTCGGCCACGAGCCGGCGGGCGAGGTCACCTGGGTGGGCGACGAGGTCGAGGGCGTCGCCGTCGGAGACCACGTGGTGATCAACCCGATGGCGAACCGCGACGGCATCATCGGCAACGGGGGAGCCCAGGGGGCCCTGTCCGACGTCGTCGTGCTCTACGACGCGCAGGCGGGATCGCACTTCCGCGTCATCCCCTCGGACATCCCGTGGCATGTCGCAGCGCTCAATGAGCCGATGGCTGTCGCCTACCACGGCGTCAACCGCTCCGGCGCGGGTGAGGGGAGCAAGGTCGTCGTCTTCGGCTCCGGCCCGGTCGGGCTCGGCGCGGCCATCGGGTTCAAGTCGAATGGCGCTGCACACGTGGTCGTCGTCGATGTCGTCCCCCAACGGCTGGAGAACGCGCTCAAGGTCGGCGCGGACGCCGTCATCAACTCGGCCGAGGAGGACGTCATCCAGCGGCTGAAGGAGCTGCACGGTGAAGCGCCCGGTTTCATGGGAGCGCCGAGCCGACCCGACACCGACGTGTACCTGGACGCCGCCGGCGCGCCCGTGGTGATCGAGACCGCGCTCGCCGCGGTCAAGCATCGTGGAGTCGTCACGATCGTGGCCGTCCACAAGAAGCCGGTCGAGATCGACCTCCAGGAGATCCTGACCAGCGAGGTCGACATCCGCATGGCCATGGGTTACCCGACGGAGATCTTCGAAGTTACCGATTCGATCATCGCCAACGCCGACAAGTACGCGCACATCATCAGCGACCTCGTGCCCTTCGAGGAGGCCGTTCGCGCGGTGGAGCTCGCGTCCACCCCGGGCGCGACGGACAAAGTCGTGGTGGTCTTCGACGATACGAAAGGCTGA
- a CDS encoding acyl-CoA thioesterase, whose protein sequence is MDAAGGSVQAGRVLEWIDKAGYACAVGWSGSYCVTAYVGDVQFSRPISADSIVEARARIIYTGRTSMHVFVSIETSELRNRSFSEATHCLLVFVAVDQDGTPCEVPSWDPWSSGDRTIYARAEARIEPRKEIRAKMLELQSIGAGSVAPTVFRFLASPGDTNWGGKVHGGTVLRWIDETASACAAGWASTSVVAVYSGGIHFFRPIPIGNLVEIAARLIHTTARSMHISVAVRSAHPSTPGDLELTTQCITVFVDKALDGHAAPVRQLPLLSGDDRALDSVARELIDLRSAMAAIPSTLVRNTA, encoded by the coding sequence ATGGATGCCGCCGGCGGCAGCGTGCAGGCCGGGCGGGTCCTGGAGTGGATCGACAAGGCGGGCTACGCGTGCGCCGTCGGGTGGAGCGGGTCGTACTGCGTCACCGCCTATGTGGGCGACGTGCAGTTCAGTCGCCCGATCTCGGCGGACTCCATCGTGGAGGCGCGGGCGCGGATCATCTACACGGGCCGGACGAGCATGCACGTGTTCGTGTCGATCGAGACGTCGGAACTGCGCAATCGTTCCTTCTCCGAGGCGACGCACTGCCTCCTCGTGTTCGTGGCGGTGGACCAGGACGGCACGCCGTGCGAGGTCCCATCTTGGGACCCGTGGAGCAGCGGTGACCGGACGATCTACGCGCGCGCCGAGGCGCGGATCGAACCGCGCAAGGAGATCCGAGCGAAGATGCTCGAACTGCAGAGCATCGGCGCCGGCAGTGTCGCGCCGACCGTATTCCGGTTTCTAGCCAGCCCTGGTGACACGAACTGGGGCGGCAAAGTGCATGGCGGCACCGTGCTGAGGTGGATCGACGAGACCGCCTCGGCGTGCGCGGCGGGCTGGGCGTCGACCTCGGTCGTCGCGGTCTACTCGGGCGGGATCCACTTCTTCCGGCCGATTCCGATCGGCAATCTCGTGGAGATCGCAGCACGGCTGATCCACACGACCGCGCGGAGCATGCACATCAGCGTTGCCGTTCGATCGGCTCACCCGTCGACCCCGGGCGACCTGGAGCTCACGACTCAGTGCATCACGGTGTTCGTCGACAAGGCGTTGGACGGACATGCTGCACCCGTGCGGCAGCTGCCATTGCTGAGCGGCGACGACCGGGCGCTCGATTCGGTGGCCCGCGAGCTGATCGACCTCCGGAGCGCGATGGCCGCTATTCCGTCCACCCTGGTCAGAAACACCGCCTGA
- a CDS encoding TIM barrel protein, with product MFSAAGSGAIPPRPTLADSGDDFRRAHPGAAANHGLDAASWERVGRNLADAARRVRSRGFEPTFHHHAGTFVETPDEIDLLLDRVDVGLTLDTGHLLIGGGDPAEAWDRWGSRINHVHLKDVNRDRLRAIVGAGGGMVEVWSGGTFVPLGDGDLDTTAFLDDLVKAGYAGWVVIEQDVLAVDHYDFDAIVQEHRRNRDVLRPWF from the coding sequence GTGTTCTCAGCTGCCGGTTCTGGCGCAATCCCGCCCCGGCCGACGCTGGCCGACTCCGGCGACGACTTCCGCCGCGCCCACCCCGGAGCTGCGGCTAATCACGGCCTCGACGCTGCCAGCTGGGAGCGCGTCGGCCGCAACCTCGCCGACGCCGCACGTCGGGTGCGCAGCCGTGGCTTCGAACCCACGTTCCACCACCACGCGGGAACGTTCGTTGAGACCCCTGACGAAATTGACCTCCTGCTCGATCGTGTGGATGTCGGGCTGACGTTGGACACGGGTCACCTCCTGATCGGCGGGGGAGACCCAGCGGAGGCGTGGGACCGTTGGGGGTCGCGTATCAACCACGTGCACCTGAAGGACGTCAACCGCGACCGCCTCCGTGCGATCGTCGGCGCGGGAGGCGGAATGGTCGAGGTCTGGTCTGGCGGGACATTCGTGCCGTTGGGCGACGGAGACCTCGATACCACGGCATTCCTCGACGACCTCGTCAAAGCCGGTTACGCAGGCTGGGTGGTCATCGAACAGGATGTGTTGGCAGTGGACCATTATGACTTCGACGCGATCGTCCAGGAGCACCGCCGTAACAGGGACGTGCTGCGCCCCTGGTTCTGA
- a CDS encoding LacI family DNA-binding transcriptional regulator, with product MDSPRAEPTIRTVAARAGVSKSLVSLVLQGSPKVSPARRAAVEAAMADLGYQPSLVAQSLSARRTGVFGVVMNDLRNPWFVDCLEGFASAAGEAGYRTVLADERLDDAGGGLVESILRLHVDGLVLMGTMTPSPTLRDAARRRPTVVAASRDFPGTGLDVVANDDAKGTRLALDHLWGLGHRRIAHIDGGPGAIPAIRRDTFRAYLAERGITDPVVEAGGTTEGDGYVAGLHLLASGCPPTAVFAFNDVVATGVLAAARERGLAVPEDLSVVGYDNTSLAAMRLVQLTSVDNASTVVGAAAAQALITRLENPDTEGGLTLIEPNLVIRETTGPPR from the coding sequence ATGGACTCCCCTCGCGCCGAGCCGACCATCCGGACGGTGGCTGCGCGCGCGGGCGTCTCGAAGTCGCTGGTCTCGCTCGTACTGCAGGGCTCACCGAAGGTCAGCCCTGCGCGGCGCGCGGCCGTGGAAGCCGCAATGGCGGACCTGGGCTACCAACCCAGCCTGGTCGCCCAGAGCCTGAGCGCCCGGCGCACCGGCGTCTTCGGCGTGGTGATGAACGACCTCCGCAACCCGTGGTTCGTCGACTGTCTCGAAGGGTTCGCCAGCGCAGCGGGAGAAGCCGGCTATCGGACCGTTCTTGCGGACGAGCGCCTGGACGATGCAGGCGGCGGACTTGTCGAAAGTATCCTCCGCCTCCACGTCGACGGTCTCGTGCTGATGGGCACGATGACCCCCTCTCCGACCCTGCGCGACGCGGCTCGTCGTCGACCGACGGTCGTCGCCGCCAGTCGAGATTTCCCAGGCACCGGGCTGGACGTCGTGGCCAACGACGACGCCAAGGGAACGCGGCTCGCGCTCGATCACCTCTGGGGGCTCGGCCACCGGCGAATTGCACACATCGACGGGGGCCCTGGCGCGATCCCCGCCATCCGCCGGGACACCTTCCGGGCCTACCTCGCCGAGCGTGGGATCACTGATCCCGTCGTTGAAGCAGGCGGCACAACCGAGGGCGACGGCTACGTGGCGGGGCTCCACCTCCTTGCGTCGGGCTGTCCACCCACGGCCGTCTTCGCGTTCAACGATGTGGTCGCGACAGGCGTGCTCGCAGCCGCGCGCGAACGCGGCCTGGCGGTACCAGAAGACCTCTCGGTTGTCGGGTACGACAACACTTCGCTAGCGGCGATGCGCCTGGTCCAACTGACTTCGGTCGACAACGCCAGCACTGTCGTTGGGGCGGCGGCCGCTCAAGCGCTGATTACGCGGCTCGAGAACCCGGACACAGAAGGCGGGCTGACGCTCATCGAGCCGAATCTCGTGATCCGAGAGACTACAGGGCCACCGCGCTGA
- a CDS encoding Gfo/Idh/MocA family protein: MQNERTTPGELRVAVVGFGWMGRVHTLAYRRAVEHFPGLALRPRLSAVADEVPGRADEAAALFGFERAATDWRTLVDAPDIDAVSITAPNFLHREIGEAFARAGKHIWIEKPVGVNAADARAVEAAAAAAGVTARVGFNYRNAPAVRRAKRLIEEGAIGTPTHASFRLLGDYAADPAGAFTWRYELERAGHGVVGDLAAHGVDLIRYLLGEVVDVTASGAIFIGERRRPSAATTGHVRVETGDLIPVENEDWSASMLTLASGAKVTLEASRIAVGHQNDYGFRIHGTHGAVEWDFRRMGELLQAGGEQAQDLPMATVFTGPGDGASAAFQPGSALSLSYDDLKVIEAEGFMQAIAGVEAADGADLSDAVAAADVLDAIAASSEAGARVPIAERVVELVR, translated from the coding sequence GTGCAGAACGAACGCACAACCCCGGGCGAGCTTCGGGTCGCCGTTGTCGGCTTCGGCTGGATGGGCCGCGTTCACACGCTCGCCTATCGCCGAGCGGTGGAGCATTTCCCCGGGCTGGCGCTCCGACCGAGGCTCAGTGCCGTCGCAGACGAGGTCCCAGGCCGCGCGGACGAGGCTGCAGCGCTCTTCGGATTCGAGCGCGCGGCGACTGACTGGCGAACACTCGTAGACGCCCCGGACATCGATGCCGTCAGCATCACGGCCCCGAACTTCTTGCACCGCGAGATCGGCGAGGCGTTCGCGCGCGCTGGCAAACACATCTGGATCGAGAAGCCGGTCGGGGTCAACGCCGCCGACGCTCGAGCGGTCGAGGCCGCCGCTGCCGCGGCGGGAGTAACCGCGCGCGTCGGTTTCAATTACCGCAACGCTCCAGCGGTGCGACGCGCCAAGCGGCTCATCGAAGAGGGCGCGATCGGCACGCCGACGCACGCCTCGTTCCGGCTGCTGGGCGACTACGCCGCCGATCCCGCCGGTGCGTTCACTTGGCGCTACGAACTGGAGCGAGCCGGACACGGCGTCGTCGGCGACCTGGCCGCGCACGGGGTAGACCTCATCCGCTACCTTCTCGGAGAGGTCGTCGACGTGACCGCGTCCGGCGCGATCTTCATCGGCGAACGGCGTCGCCCGTCGGCCGCGACCACCGGTCACGTCCGCGTCGAGACGGGCGATCTGATCCCCGTGGAGAACGAGGACTGGTCAGCGTCGATGCTCACCCTGGCCTCCGGAGCCAAGGTCACCCTCGAGGCCAGCCGCATCGCGGTCGGCCACCAGAACGACTACGGATTCCGCATCCACGGCACCCACGGTGCGGTTGAGTGGGACTTCCGGCGCATGGGGGAGCTGCTGCAGGCAGGCGGAGAGCAGGCGCAGGACCTGCCGATGGCAACCGTCTTCACCGGGCCAGGCGATGGGGCCTCGGCGGCATTCCAGCCGGGCTCGGCGCTCAGTCTCAGCTACGACGACCTCAAGGTGATCGAGGCCGAGGGCTTCATGCAGGCGATCGCGGGGGTCGAAGCCGCCGACGGCGCCGACCTCTCCGACGCCGTCGCAGCTGCCGACGTCCTGGACGCCATCGCCGCCAGCTCCGAAGCCGGGGCCCGCGTGCCGATCGCGGAGCGCGTCGTGGAGCTGGTCCGATGA
- a CDS encoding Gfo/Idh/MocA family protein, producing MTIRVGVIGAGIMGSDHAAIADGRVSGATVTAVADLDVERAAAVVRSLRNARVAESPFELIAAEDVDAIVVASADASHAEYTLAAIAAGKPVLCEKPLAPDVGSCDAIVDADDRARERLGRGLVSVGFMRRFDPAYVSLKQAIVEESIGRTVLLNCESRGVTSGPGTTSEGAITGSTIHELDIVPWLLDSPVVEARWDAPVSAVEGLVDPHVVTLRTESGALAVVETYLNARYGYDIRCEAVGTTGTAAIHTTDDGRVTITGELHRAESYGADWRRRFAEAYRIEVQAWVDSLRDEQPSPLADARAGRAATVLAQAVIDSMHERRTVEVPR from the coding sequence ATGACGATCCGGGTCGGCGTAATCGGCGCCGGGATCATGGGCTCCGACCACGCTGCGATCGCCGACGGGCGGGTCTCCGGCGCGACGGTGACCGCCGTGGCCGACCTCGATGTCGAGCGTGCGGCCGCCGTTGTGCGAAGCCTGAGGAACGCGCGAGTGGCGGAGTCCCCGTTCGAGTTGATCGCAGCTGAGGATGTCGACGCGATCGTCGTCGCCTCCGCCGACGCCAGTCATGCCGAGTACACCCTCGCCGCGATCGCGGCAGGCAAGCCGGTGCTCTGCGAGAAGCCTCTCGCGCCCGACGTGGGCTCCTGCGACGCCATCGTCGACGCCGACGACCGGGCGAGAGAGCGCCTCGGCCGAGGATTGGTCTCGGTCGGATTCATGCGGCGATTCGACCCCGCATACGTGTCACTCAAGCAGGCGATCGTGGAGGAGTCGATCGGGCGCACGGTTCTGCTCAACTGCGAGAGCCGCGGCGTGACGAGCGGACCGGGAACGACCAGCGAGGGCGCGATCACGGGCTCCACCATCCACGAGCTGGACATCGTCCCGTGGTTGCTCGACTCTCCCGTCGTCGAAGCGCGGTGGGACGCCCCCGTCTCGGCAGTAGAGGGGCTGGTCGACCCGCATGTCGTCACGTTGCGCACCGAGAGCGGGGCGCTCGCCGTGGTGGAGACCTACCTCAACGCCCGCTACGGCTATGACATCCGCTGCGAGGCCGTCGGCACTACGGGGACCGCAGCCATCCACACCACCGACGACGGCCGGGTGACGATCACCGGCGAGCTGCACCGCGCCGAGAGTTACGGCGCGGACTGGCGCCGCCGGTTCGCCGAGGCATATCGCATCGAGGTGCAGGCGTGGGTGGACTCGCTTCGCGACGAGCAGCCGAGCCCGCTCGCCGACGCCCGCGCCGGCCGCGCGGCGACCGTGCTCGCCCAGGCGGTCATCGACTCGATGCACGAGCGCAGGACCGTGGAGGTGCCGCGGTGA
- a CDS encoding Gfo/Idh/MocA family protein: MNGLPVLASAVPDSRDAPALGWGVVGTGWIAKRFVDALHAHTRQRVVAVAARRPGSAEAFAGTHGVPTAHPDVAALLADPAVDVVYIATPHPSHAELAIAAIDAGKHVLVEKPLALDAAQAREVASRAHAAGVYCAEALWTFFLPRFDVVRRLVERGEIGDLRTVLAEYGEYLPDDHRAMSPTLAGGSLLDLGTYPIALAARWTGRPATVRAVGETNRSGVNAQTGALVQDESGRIAVLHTSLIAGSATTAALIGTEGSIELPGPFYHPGTVLLRTRDGRARAVFDEPRIGHAGLRFEAAAVARDIADGRTESAVRPLADTIAFLELMDAIRAEAGIDFDAARELVR; encoded by the coding sequence GTGAACGGCCTTCCGGTCCTGGCATCCGCGGTGCCGGACTCCAGGGACGCTCCCGCGCTCGGCTGGGGTGTCGTCGGCACCGGGTGGATCGCCAAGCGCTTCGTCGACGCGCTCCACGCCCACACGCGCCAGCGGGTCGTCGCCGTCGCGGCGCGACGCCCGGGGAGTGCGGAAGCATTCGCCGGCACCCACGGAGTGCCGACGGCGCATCCGGACGTCGCGGCCCTCCTGGCCGACCCTGCCGTCGACGTGGTGTACATCGCCACCCCGCACCCATCGCACGCCGAGTTGGCGATCGCCGCCATCGACGCGGGCAAGCATGTGCTCGTCGAGAAGCCACTCGCACTCGACGCGGCCCAGGCGAGGGAGGTCGCCTCACGAGCCCACGCGGCGGGCGTCTACTGTGCGGAAGCGCTCTGGACGTTCTTCCTCCCACGGTTCGACGTTGTGCGTCGCCTCGTCGAGCGCGGAGAGATCGGCGACCTCCGAACCGTACTCGCCGAGTACGGCGAGTACCTGCCCGACGACCATCGGGCGATGAGCCCGACGCTCGCGGGCGGAAGCCTGCTCGACCTCGGCACCTACCCGATCGCGCTGGCCGCCCGCTGGACCGGCCGTCCCGCCACCGTGCGCGCGGTGGGTGAGACGAACCGTTCCGGGGTCAACGCTCAGACCGGCGCGCTCGTCCAGGACGAGAGCGGACGGATCGCGGTCCTCCACACTTCGCTGATCGCGGGAAGTGCGACCACCGCGGCGCTGATCGGAACCGAGGGCTCGATCGAGCTCCCCGGCCCGTTCTACCACCCGGGCACCGTGCTCCTGCGCACCAGGGACGGACGAGCCCGCGCAGTCTTCGACGAGCCGCGCATCGGCCACGCCGGCCTGCGCTTCGAGGCTGCCGCCGTCGCCCGCGACATCGCGGACGGCCGCACCGAGTCGGCGGTCCGGCCACTCGCCGACACCATCGCCTTCCTCGAGCTGATGGACGCGATCCGTGCAGAGGCCGGGATCGACTTCGACGCAGCAAGGGAGCTCGTCCGATGA
- a CDS encoding fumarylacetoacetate hydrolase family protein produces the protein MSLGILPADHERATLIGRAWVPNIGPAVVAVRDGELHDVTATFPTVSSVIETGRAADALRSASGTVIGSVDEIAGNSGTGAHSSRPSLLAPVDLQVLKAAGVTFAVSMIERVIEERARGDLAAAAAIREQLSDRIGHDLAALRPGSPEALAAKEYLIAEGWWSQYLEVGIGPDAEIFTKAPTLSAVGYGADIGVLRTSEWNNPEPEVALLVDSHGAVAGAMLGNDVNLRDVEGRSALLLPRAKDNNASCSLGPFVRLFDDGFGIDDVRTARVRLDVTGHDGFELEGWSDMGQISRDPLDLVGQLIGDHHQYPDGAVLMLGTLFAPTADRREPGLGFSHEPGDIVRISSPALGTLTNRVQHSEDCPPWTFGLSALFQNLASRGLTLPAATTITGERQR, from the coding sequence ATGAGCCTCGGCATCCTCCCCGCCGACCACGAACGGGCCACGCTCATTGGGCGCGCCTGGGTTCCCAACATCGGCCCCGCGGTCGTCGCCGTCCGCGACGGCGAGCTGCACGACGTGACAGCGACCTTCCCGACCGTGAGCAGCGTGATCGAGACAGGCCGCGCCGCCGACGCGCTCCGGAGCGCCTCGGGAACGGTCATCGGCTCCGTCGACGAAATCGCCGGCAACTCCGGGACGGGCGCCCACTCCTCCCGGCCTTCGCTGCTTGCCCCCGTCGACCTCCAGGTGCTCAAAGCCGCAGGGGTGACATTCGCCGTCTCGATGATCGAGCGGGTCATCGAGGAGCGTGCCCGCGGCGACCTCGCCGCGGCAGCCGCAATCCGGGAGCAGCTCAGCGACCGCATCGGGCACGACCTCGCTGCACTGCGCCCCGGCTCGCCCGAGGCGCTCGCGGCAAAGGAATACCTGATTGCGGAGGGCTGGTGGAGCCAGTACCTCGAGGTCGGCATCGGCCCCGACGCAGAGATCTTCACCAAGGCCCCCACCCTGTCGGCGGTCGGCTATGGGGCCGACATCGGGGTACTCCGTACGTCGGAGTGGAACAACCCTGAGCCCGAGGTCGCGCTCCTGGTCGACTCACACGGCGCGGTCGCCGGAGCGATGCTCGGCAACGACGTCAACCTCCGGGATGTCGAAGGGCGATCAGCTCTCCTGCTTCCCCGCGCTAAGGACAACAACGCCTCCTGTTCCCTGGGCCCGTTCGTGCGCCTGTTCGACGACGGATTCGGGATCGACGACGTACGAACGGCACGTGTCCGGCTCGATGTGACCGGTCATGATGGGTTCGAACTCGAAGGCTGGTCCGATATGGGCCAGATCAGCAGGGACCCGCTCGACCTCGTGGGTCAGCTCATCGGAGACCACCACCAGTACCCCGACGGCGCCGTGCTCATGCTCGGGACGCTGTTTGCGCCAACAGCCGATCGGCGCGAGCCCGGGCTGGGCTTCTCGCACGAACCCGGCGACATTGTGCGGATCTCCTCGCCGGCGTTGGGCACGCTCACGAATCGCGTTCAGCACAGCGAGGACTGTCCGCCCTGGACGTTCGGCCTCTCGGCGCTGTTCCAGAACCTCGCCTCCCGCGGACTGACCCTGCCTGCAGCAACGACGATCACAGGAGAACGACAGCGATGA
- a CDS encoding aldehyde dehydrogenase (NADP(+)): MILTHDPRTGASVAIGIDPTTTGEVKAIVAAAARAAGELARMDRGRLAELLETIADSAEANADDLVAVAARETGLSTERLAGELRRSVFQFRLFAEAVREGSHLEAAVDHAGPTALGPAPDVRRMLIPLGPVAVFGSSNFPFAFSILGGDTASALAAGNSVVLKAHSSHPETSVLSHGVLRAAVLIAGFPEGTVGIVYGQEAGRALVREPEVAAVGFTGSLGAAEALQCAIAERSTPIPFYGELSSVNPLIVTPAAASRRGAGIARGLHSSVTGSGGQLCTKPGLAFIPAGEAGDALVAELVKATMRTAPAVLLNARIADAYREISARLAESAPVIAAGDGDTGPGYRVEPQVLEIDATRFGPEHAEECFGPLVVAVRYRDENEIAAALERIPASLTATIHSEPGDRLDALIGALTPKAGRLVFDGYPTGVRVSWAQHHGGPWPATNTQHTSVGVTAMRRFLRPFAWQDAPQSVLPRELRDGPVDLPRRVDGSLVLPEPLAPTGCGS, from the coding sequence ATGATCCTCACCCACGACCCGCGCACGGGCGCCTCGGTGGCGATCGGCATCGACCCGACCACAACCGGGGAGGTCAAGGCGATCGTCGCCGCAGCCGCACGCGCTGCAGGCGAACTCGCCCGAATGGACAGGGGACGACTGGCCGAGCTGCTGGAGACGATCGCGGACTCGGCGGAGGCCAACGCGGACGACCTCGTCGCCGTCGCCGCCCGCGAGACCGGGCTTTCAACAGAACGCCTCGCCGGTGAGCTTCGTCGCAGCGTTTTCCAGTTCCGCCTCTTCGCCGAGGCAGTCCGCGAGGGAAGCCACCTCGAAGCCGCCGTCGACCACGCCGGTCCCACAGCTCTCGGTCCCGCCCCCGACGTGCGGCGCATGCTGATCCCGCTCGGTCCGGTCGCCGTGTTCGGCTCCAGCAACTTCCCCTTCGCGTTCAGCATCCTCGGCGGCGACACCGCCTCAGCGCTCGCCGCGGGCAACTCTGTCGTACTCAAAGCGCACAGCTCACATCCCGAGACCTCCGTCCTCTCCCACGGCGTGCTGCGCGCCGCGGTCCTGATCGCCGGCTTCCCTGAGGGAACCGTCGGAATCGTGTACGGCCAAGAGGCCGGGCGCGCTCTGGTCCGGGAACCCGAGGTGGCAGCGGTCGGCTTCACCGGATCGCTCGGAGCCGCCGAAGCCCTTCAGTGCGCCATCGCCGAACGGAGCACCCCCATCCCGTTCTACGGCGAGCTCAGTAGCGTCAACCCGCTCATAGTCACCCCGGCTGCGGCGAGCCGACGCGGCGCCGGAATCGCGCGCGGGCTGCACAGCTCGGTGACTGGGTCGGGCGGTCAGCTCTGCACGAAACCTGGCCTCGCCTTCATCCCCGCCGGCGAGGCCGGCGACGCGCTGGTCGCCGAACTGGTTAAGGCGACTATGCGGACCGCGCCTGCGGTCCTCCTGAACGCGCGGATCGCCGACGCGTACCGGGAGATCAGCGCCCGGCTCGCCGAGTCCGCACCCGTCATCGCCGCCGGGGACGGCGACACCGGCCCCGGCTACCGGGTCGAACCACAGGTGTTGGAGATCGACGCCACACGATTCGGTCCAGAGCACGCGGAGGAGTGCTTCGGACCGCTCGTCGTCGCGGTGCGCTATCGCGACGAGAACGAGATCGCCGCAGCGCTCGAACGGATCCCCGCCTCGCTGACGGCGACGATCCACAGCGAACCGGGCGATCGCCTCGACGCTCTGATCGGCGCTTTGACCCCGAAGGCGGGACGACTCGTCTTCGACGGCTACCCGACCGGCGTACGCGTCTCGTGGGCGCAGCACCACGGAGGTCCGTGGCCGGCCACGAACACCCAGCACACGTCCGTCGGGGTTACGGCGATGCGCCGCTTCCTGCGACCGTTCGCGTGGCAGGACGCGCCACAGTCGGTGTTGCCCCGCGAGCTCCGCGACGGCCCGGTCGACCTCCCTCGTCGTGTCGACGGCTCACTCGTCCTGCCGGAGCCGCTCGCGCCAACGGGGTGCGGTTCGTGA
- a CDS encoding alcohol dehydrogenase catalytic domain-containing protein, whose product MRFVKAARWHARGDVRVEEVPDPVPAPDELILRVEWCGICGTDLEEYREGPITIPVDRPHPRRGSRAPVTLGHEVVGRVAVAAADGSGPPIGALVVPDVVIGCGECWWCLRHQEGLCVELAVRGQTEDGGLATFMAARARTCLVVPEGVTAAEAALVEPASVAVRALAKAGSVAGASVAVVGGGTIGQLVARVAAAVGAAHVIVVDPVAERLALARRHGAAALRPDEVDGVYRTVDVAVEASGAASALPLAVRLTRRGGITVALGIAPEPVALDRIDLVLGEKHLVGSAAHLWDDDSSVALDLIASGRVQVADLVSHRVPLDNVLDAIELLDNRDPTVLKVLVDCA is encoded by the coding sequence GTGCGGTTCGTGAAGGCGGCGCGCTGGCACGCGCGCGGCGACGTGCGCGTGGAGGAGGTGCCGGATCCGGTGCCCGCGCCGGACGAGCTCATCCTGCGGGTCGAGTGGTGCGGGATCTGCGGCACCGACCTCGAAGAGTACCGGGAGGGACCGATCACCATCCCGGTCGACCGTCCGCACCCGCGGCGAGGCTCCCGGGCGCCGGTCACGCTCGGCCACGAGGTGGTCGGCCGGGTCGCCGTTGCCGCAGCCGATGGCAGTGGGCCGCCGATCGGCGCGCTCGTCGTTCCGGACGTCGTGATCGGTTGCGGCGAATGCTGGTGGTGCCTCCGCCACCAGGAGGGGCTGTGTGTCGAGCTGGCGGTGCGCGGTCAGACTGAGGACGGCGGCCTCGCCACCTTCATGGCCGCGCGCGCCCGCACCTGTCTGGTCGTTCCCGAGGGCGTCACTGCGGCCGAAGCGGCCCTTGTCGAGCCGGCCTCCGTCGCCGTGCGCGCCCTGGCCAAGGCCGGGTCGGTCGCCGGCGCGAGCGTCGCCGTGGTCGGCGGGGGGACGATCGGACAGCTGGTCGCCCGGGTCGCTGCCGCTGTAGGGGCCGCCCACGTGATCGTCGTCGACCCGGTCGCGGAGCGCCTCGCGCTCGCACGCCGGCACGGCGCCGCCGCGCTCCGTCCCGACGAGGTGGATGGCGTCTACCGCACCGTGGACGTCGCCGTCGAAGCAAGCGGCGCAGCCTCCGCCCTCCCGCTCGCCGTCCGGCTCACTCGGCGCGGAGGCATCACCGTCGCGTTGGGTATCGCCCCCGAGCCGGTGGCACTCGACCGCATCGACCTGGTGCTCGGCGAGAAGCACCTCGTCGGGTCCGCCGCCCATCTCTGGGACGACGACAGCTCCGTAGCGCTCGACCTCATCGCGTCCGGCCGCGTGCAGGTGGCCGACCTCGTCAGCCACCGCGTCCCGCTCGATAACGTGCTCGACGCGATCGAGCTCCTCGACAACCGGGACCCGACCGTGCTGAAAGTGCTGGTCGACTGTGCCTGA